CTGTTCTTGCAGAAAAAATGTATCACATTGTTCCAATCATGAATGCCGCTATTGACATTCTGACTGCCCTTAATTTCTTCCAAGAGCTTTGCCATCAAACCTGCTTCGCCGTCCACTGTACAACCTTCCACCAATGTTTCAAATCTGTGATGACCGGATCTTGATATATTGGACTCCTTCATCTCCCTAAATATATGCAGTGCTCCACTTGAGTCATTATGATGTATCCGGGATTGGATTAGAGAGTTGTAGCAGCTTGACTCAAGCTGGATGCCTGCCTTGCGAACATCCCTTAGAAGTGCCAGAATTTCATCATGCTGATTCTCCTTACAATAAGCTTTAAGAAGGGATGAATAAACCAAAGAACCAACTCTAATTCCAGAAAACCTCATCTCATCCAGTAGATCATGTGCTTGCTCTAACAAACCACTAGAGATACACGCATTTATCACTTGAACGACAGCAGAGTTTTCAACAGAGACTGGAGAATCTTCCTTGCTTGCCTTGATTAGAAAAGCTGCCAATTCACAGACCTTATCAGCTTCAAGGAAAGCATTCACAAGTTTCGCATACAAATTCTCAGTAGGGTGAAGAATGCCACGTTCAGATTTAACAAGTTGAACCTGAGCCTGTATCTTCTCTGAAAGTAGCTCAAGTGATTCCTTTGCTTCAGCTTCAAGCCTTGAAAAATTCCTATCCTTGGCGAACTCAAAATATGAAGGAGCTCTGCTTTTAATCAATTTAAACTTATCCAAAGCATCCAACTTCTCATGTCCAGAGTCTCGATAAGAAATTGATTTTTTGCCAGTTTGAACAGCCTCCAGCACTGACTTTGCAGCAGCCAAAGATCGCTTTGCTTCCTTTGCTTTTCTGAGCATGTCCAAAACCATGTCCACAGCGGAATCCAGGTCCTTAAACTTCAGGTGGCAAGAAAGCAGGCAGTCATAAAACTTTTGGAAGTCCAAATCGCTAAGGTCAATTGCCTCATCAACATGCCTCTTCAGTTTCTTAATTTCATCTATATGCCCATTCTTCTCATATATTTGAGCCATCACAATCAGCAAGCTAGAATCAGGCTTCACACCAATCCGTGGCATCATTTCAAGAAGCTGCTCAGCTTTTCTAGTACTTCCAGATAGGAGGCATCCAGTCAAAGTTATGTTAAAGGCAATGGCGTTTGGCTTCATCGAAAGCAAAGGCCTGTTACTTTTTTTCCGAGGATCAACCCTGTTATCTTTGAAAAGATATCCAATCTCCATTATTAACTCGGCAGTAAGCAATGTGCCAGTTGCTGTTTGACACATGTGGCCTATGATTCCAGACCAAGCTGTTAGAGGAGGGAATGCTTCCATCTTGACCAACTTTCTCATAATATTTGATGCAAGAACAGGCAACTCTGACCTCGAAAGAATGAAAGCAAGGTAAATAAGTGGCTCTTTCTCCATCAAATCATGCTTCTTTTCTTGAAAAGCCAGTTCAACCACACTGTATGCGTTGTTTAGCCAATGGGCATGATAGCTCTCAGCAAAACTGGTGAGTAGCTTGCTTAAGACTGATTTCCTAGGGAGACCATCCATATGCACATGCTTCTCATATGCCTTCCATGCATCCTCAAATCTCTGCTCCTCAAGTGCGTGTTCTAGTTCCAAAGCTACTTGAGATGGGTCACGAGCTTGAACTAATATGGGCTCAGACACTGTAGAGAACAAGTTTGGAGAATTAGTGATGTTCCATGTCATAAACCTGAATGCCTTCATCCTGTTATGAGAGGAACCTACTAATATCCTTGTAAAATCACCAGTTATTGGAGCCTGTGACCCATCACCAGAAGTACTACTCAACTTGTAGCACAAGCCAGAAAGCGATGAAAGAAAAGCTGAGGTTGAATGTGAAGGAGAAAGATAGCTGAACTTCCTTAAAGAAATCATTTTGTCATCCAAGGAAAAGCATCCATAAACTGGAAAACTCTGCATCCAGGAGGAAATAAACATATTGGAACAGAATACCACTTCGAGCAAACCAATCAATCTATCTAAATTTCAAAACTTAAACAATGGATTAAAAGTAGTACAAGTGTATTAAGGACTTTCCAGAGATGTTTGACCAAATTAACATGTAAATTATAGTAATAACAAAACACTTGGAGCAAACAAACATCAAGATAAGTAGAATACAGATGATTTGCCTAGGGACACGAAATAACATTCATAGAAATTATACTCATTTCTTCTACAAAGCCAGCCATTACTGGGAAAATGAATTTCATAAACCGAATTGGAGTCCAAAATTTCAAACGAATTGTTGGGATTCACTTCACCATTTTGTATTTACATAATTGTAAAGTATTTGGAGCATAATAATATCAATTCTGGAAGCAGGAGTctcaattattatattattgtgtAAATTCTAATGCAAACATGAAGTGCAACTGTGATGCAAGACAATCAAACCATAGTGCTACCACAACTCCAGAAGACAAATCAATCAATTCATTATCCTGAAACATCCCTCAATCTCGAGAGATTCTACAACCTTGCTCACGATCTGGACTCAGACAGAATTCGAGGATTTTCCGTTGAGGTGATTTTTCGAACAGTTGACATGCTGCTGACTATTAGTGAATACTTTGGCATGTACATaatgaaaacttcattctcgatGCAGCCGGCGTTAGATTGGATGTTATACCGTGCAGTGATAGCCAAAAGAACAAATCTTTGCTTCTCAAGAGATATAGATCTCCAATCCAGCCAATTCAATAATTTCTGACCAACTAAAATCGAAAAGATCGCCACTTCCAAGCATGTGTTTGAAAGCATCAACATTTTTCCATCCGTTTATAAAGAAATTAAACTGAAATCAGGCAGTTTCAGATATAAATCAGGTTGTTTACCTGCTGTTTGTTTCATTCCATTGCGTCGACTGATGAATCTCCAACAATCTCTCTGAGCTAAATTGATGATCCCCTTTACAGAAGATGATAGGATAGAGAGACTGCAACACCACTAACTGACAGTGATGTTAACGATGCATACCGGGGAACTCACCACGCAGTAGCAATCTCCTGGTGGGATGGCCGAGGGCGGTGAATTAGAGGCAAGAACCTTGGCACGTTTCAGCAGCGTCGGAGGAGGAAGGATGGAGGCTTTCGGCGAGGGACAAAGAGCCGGCGGCTGCTGGAGGTCGGCAGCATCAGTCGAAGGACGAGGAAGAAGGGTTTTGGGAGACTGGTCAGGGAGGAAGACGGGTGGGGCCTCCTCCCGGGTATTGTTTTGCGTATTGAAATAGTCATAACAGCCTTTATTCTCTGTTATATGCCCTTCCCCAGCATATCGTTATAACGTCTGTTACGGAGTTCATAACGGATATTATTTCAATCAGTAGATAATTACCCTCCCTCCCGCCGATGCCTACCGCCACATGCTCCCCTCGCCCGACCCCGAGTCCCTCGCCGCCGCCGTCGAGCTCGCCGTCGCCATTCGCTCCGCCCGCCTCGGACGCGCCGCCCATGCCACCGCCGTTAAGCACCTCTCCCCTAGGCCGCTCCCGGCATTCCTCTCCAACCACCTCGTCAACATGTATTCCAAGCTCGACCTCCCCACCGCCGCCGCTACCCTCCTGTCCCTCGATCCCGATCCCTCCGTCGTCACCTGGACGGCCCTCATCTCAGGCTCTGCCCAGAATGGCCGCCCCCTCTCCGCCCTCGCCCACTTTGCCGCCATGCTCCGTGCCTCTGTCCGCCCCAACGACTTCACCTTCCCCTCCGCCTTcaaggccgccgccgccgcccggaAACCCCTCATTGGCCGGCAGATCCACGCATCTTCCTTCAAGTCCGGTCTCATCGATGACGCCTTCGTGGCCTGCGGCGCCCTCGATATGTATTACAAGACGGGCCTCACGTTCGACGCTCGAATCCTTTTCGACGAGATGCCTCAGAGAAATATCGTGGCTTGGAACGCCGTGATGACCAATGCGGTGTTCGATGGACGGCCAgatgaggcaattaaagccttcATCAAGCTACGCCTGCATGGAGGAATCCCGAACACAATCTCTCTATGCGCCTTCCTAAATGCCTGTGCCGGTGCGTCTTACTCGTCCCTTGGAAGCCAACTCCATGCTTTTATGATCCAATCTGGGTTCGACTTGGACGTGTCTGTCGGTAATGGGCTCATTGATTTTTATGGCAAATGTCATTGGGTGCACGAAGCGAGGGCGGTGTTTGATGAAATGCACATCAAGAATGACGTCTCCTGGTGCTCGATGGTTGTGGTGTATGCGCAGAATGGGGCCGAAGAGGAGGCTTTTCGGGTGTATTTGGATGCAAGGAAAGAAGGCATCCGTCCCACCGACTTTATCGTCTCCAGTGTTCTCACCACTTGTGCTGGCCTCTCAGGCCTCGACTTAGGGCGGTCATTGCATGCTGCTGCCATCAGGTCTTGCATCAATGGCAATATATTTGTTGGGAGTGCGCTTGTCGACATGTACGGGAAGTGTGGAAGTATCAGGGATGCTGAGCAAGCGTTTGAGGAGATGCCAGAGCGGAACCTCATTTCATGGAATGCTTTGATAGGAGGGTACACACAGCTCGGGAATGCACATATGGCCCTCACGGTGTTTGATGAGATGATAGGGTGTGGTGAGGTAGCACCTAGTTATGTAACTTTAGTTAACGTGATTACTGCTTGTAGTAGGGGAGGACTGACAAAGGAAGGATTAGACTTGTTTGAGACAATGAAGGAAAGGTTTGGGATCGAGCCCCGTTTGGAGCACTATGCATGTGTGGTGGACTTGCTTGGGCGTGCAGGAATGGAAGAGCGTGCCTATGAGTTTATCAAAACAATGCCCATCAGACCGTCCATCAGCATTTGGGGAGCGCTACTTGGGGCTTGCAGATTGCATGGCAAGACTGCGTTGGGGAGGATCGCTGCACATAAGTTGTTCGAGATTGACCCCCAAGACTCTGGGAACCATGTGCTGCTTTCCAACATGTTTGCTTCAGCTGGCAGGTAGGTTTCATAATCTTGCACTTCTGAAAAGTTTATTCATGTTATGCACAAAAGTGAATTGTTTTTCATTATTGATCTCTACAGGTTGAGTATCTATTAGGTTAATATTCATTTTAGTTAAGCATGAGTAGAAAGTCAAGAATCTTATGAATAGGGCTGCAGCTTGGATATAATCTAGAAAAGCCTCTGGAGCATGACTAGATGCTTTAGGCCTAGGGATGCACAGCTGTAGAAAGTGGAATAGCATTGTTCCTTGATTGCCTAAGACAATTTAAGCGTCACCAATTTTCTTTTTCACTTtgtttctttcaatttttttcttatattgttAGATTATTGGATTGGAAAATTATTATTTGAAGTATACTTCTCTTCCAAATATTTTAATACATAGAGTTTGAAAGGCCACTTTTAGGAATCATTAAGAGTCAAATTTATCATCTCCTTATCTTTTAGCATATTGTCTGTTCTCATCACTCACTGGACTGAACCTACCAATCCACCCAAGGTAAGTCAGGTCAGGTtggggctttttttttttttttggttctggTCATGCTTGGGCTTCTCTATCTCAACCTGATGCTAAATGGATCAAGTTTGTCTGTGCCACTTAGAAATGGCTTAGATTTACTCCTTTAATCTTTTAGCAGGTCCTGCCTCACAACCATGTGAAAATTGAGTGCATTGTGTCATTGTAGATCTTTAAGGGCTATCGATGTTCTATAAGTTGGAAAAACTGATACGAGAAGATATTTAGTTGATTCTTTCTGGATAACCTTtaccttgatttgacttttgccgTTTTGAATGTTTCTTGAATCATAACCCAAAGTCAACCTGAACCCAACTTGGAACTGAACAAGCAGCGCATGGGGTTGAGAAGTTCTAACTCAATTGTGGACAGGTTGTCATAAAGAGCAATTTTATGGCAACCCAAAATAAATCCAACCAAGAAGGGACACAGTCCACCTAAGTTGCCTTCACTGATTTGAGCTAGGCTCATTTATCTGTGTTGTTCGAAAATGAAATCAATGTCTTTCTACTTGTAAGAAACTTCATAGTGACAAGATAACATGTAGACCTTGCATTCTTTCTTTCTTGGCTAATAAAATTTTCCTTGTAAATGCATTATATTGAAGTTTCAGCAAACATTGTCttcacacttatatttaaaatcctTGGATCTTATTTATAGGTGGGTGGAAGCTACAGAAGTGAGAAAGGAGATGAAGGATGTTGGCATCAAGAAAGGTCCAGGATGCAGTTGGATCACCTGGAAGAATGTAGTACATGTCTTCCAAGCAAAGGACACAACCCATGAGTTGAACGACAAAATCCAAGCAATGCTGGCTAAACTGAGGGGGCAGATGCAGGCCGCTGGATATACGCCTGACACGCAGTACGCCCTCTATGAtctggaagaagaagagaaggagaccgAGGTGCTCCAGCACAGTGAGAAGCTCGCGCTTGCCTTTGGTCTCATCAGCATTCCTCCTGGGATCCCCATAAGGATCACTAAAAATCTTCGAGTGTGTGGGGACTGTCACTGTGCCTTTAAGTTTATATCCGGTATTGTTGGTAGAGAGATTATTGTGAGGGATAACAATAGGTTTCATTATTTCCGAGATTATCAGTGCTCTTGTAGGGATTATTGGTGAAAGTATTGTAATGTCTGACGGATAGATAAATTAATTCATCTCTGTAATTCTAATATCTCATGTCGTTCACAGTGAATAGTTTGATCAGGATGACACCAACAACATGAACAAATTAGACCCTACCACAAAAATTGAGTCTCCTATTTTTATCAAAAGATATGCTCAATTGAAAAAAATATGATCTGTACATTTCTACCAAATTATACTTTTGGCAAATCCATCAATCTACCAGTTTTATGATGTAAAATACAGATcagtcataaataaaaaaatatatgacttGCTCATTGATTCATCATTGTTATAAGTTGCATACCATCATTAGCAATACTTTGTTTTGGATCTTGAACCACCAAAGATTTATCTAGTTTTACAAACTCTTTAACGTCCGATGATTGAAAAATGTTATGCCTAAAAAAGTTAGGATTAAGAACTCCGAAAATACAATATTGACAATTACCTGCATTTCATCTTTGTCTAATTTTTTTGAGAGTATCTTTCAACGTCATCTGTTTTGTTGGTTCTTGCAAGCAGTCAAAGATTATTTTTGTACCTTTTCTTGTTCTTGCTCAATCTGAACAAGATTAGTTTTAGAAACGAGTAGTAATAAGAGTTGATATAATACTCTTAGTCCTTTCTCTAAGTTGAACTTTGCAAAATGAATTAATACAATACCTCTTATATTTGTTTTCATTTATTATCTATCTCTTTTTCCTGTGTGTATTATTTGGGTTTGTCATCTTTAGAGTTATTTTACAGCAAAAATCAGACTTCTGATGAACAATTTTAATATACTGGTGAATGCTGTGTAAATTCTATTCAAAAATCAAACCAGTGATTATATTCTGAGAAGATGCCAAGCACTACCAGACATATCAAACACCCAACACCCTCCTGTGGGATCTATACCTATTTCCTTCACAAAATTACTCCTACAAGATCTCTTGTGGCCTTTTATGGCCCAATGCCATGATATCAACACAGCATACCTGTAAAGACAACAACAAACTTGACAGATCATGATGAATTGGTGTAgattaatcaattttttttaggGAAAATCTATTAATTATTTCTTCAGGAAGGCCACCGCTCATCATTTGCTGCAACTTAATTAATGACAGACTTGATCAATACTTTTTCaaagtaaaaaacaaaaaaaagatctGCATCTAGTCTTTGAAGCAGAATGGTTGTGACTTCATTGAACTTAGCAGTCTTTGCTGCTAATGACACCACCATTTTCTGAAAACTACTGAACAGAACCAATGGCTTGTAGCCTTTGTTGCTGACATATTTGTTCTTTTCTGATCCAGCATTCAGTCCAAGGGAATAATGAACAGCTCAAGAGACAAAAAGATGTCGTACAGATGAAGATTGTCCCAGTTATTAGTTAAAATATCATTTTATGCCATCTTTTATTGGGTGAAATATTTTAAGCTTAGAAATTTTGTGACCCATGTTTCAGTCTTGTTAAATATCATTAATGATGGCACTGAACCCAAAAAAATGGACTACTCTTTGACGGCTGATCGTCTGGTTTTCCTAGTTCGCACCGTACCGACCTTAGACAACTCGCCGGTCATGAAAGCTTCTTGCTGTGCTCATGGTGTGTTTTCACTCCCATGTCAGACAGCAACCAGACATGTTATGATGGCCAATCCAAAGGCAACTGCTGTTCCTTAGTACAGCCATGAACACGTTGGATTGGTGCTCCGAGACTGCAAGATTCTGAAGCTCTCATCACGGAAGGCAGCCGAAGAAGATGCTCAACTACCGTGATGCTGCCAAGTGATTCGGAGACCCTCATCAAAGAATCGAAGGTCTCAGGAGGACTCACAAGATGCTGGGATGTCAAATTGCCGCAGAGAATCTTCATTTGTTGCCAGTGCCAGATCTGGAAGTTCTCGTATTTCCATTCTTCCAGTTGTTATGATAATTTTTCTGAGTGACAAGATCGAATGCTTTTACagtaaaataaaaatgcaaatgcCTTTGATTTACTTACTATTCTTATTGCACCATTTACTCACCCCAAACATTTCTTACCGTGAAAGCCAGTCTCATGTGATCTTGACTTCTGGAAACACCAATCCTCCACAAAAGCTTTAGATCACTCTGAGCTTAATTAGATGTAAGTAAGGGAAACAAACTGAGTTTTCATTCCTACTAATACGATCCATTCTCGATGAAAGTTGTCATTTTTCTCATGCTACTTGAACCATAAACTCGTATGACTCTGTATCTTTGTGGTGGCCATCATTTTCAGTCCGGTCTTTGCCATGATAGGTTATGGTCAGGTATACTCTCCTAAAAGCTTTTTGCCAAATCCAACTGAAGAATACTAGTAGAATGAATATACCACCTCACATTTGTGGTGTTCCATACATAGTTTGGCTAATTGGGCTCCATAATTTCTTATGTCAATACCAAGATGGTGCAATTAGCCACACGTAGATCATCTCAATCCTGCTCTTACATTTCCGAGATGGGTCATGGCATGCCCTGTTGGCCTGAGCTCGATTGATTGGGTGGGTCCCTGTGCAGCCTAGGATGTTAGATATGTTCCCACCTACCCCGTTCGATCTTATGGATTCAAGTCAAGCCCAAGTACAAGTTGATCCGATCAAACCAAACCAAAAGCACGGACGGGTTAACCGAGGCCGAGTCGTTGGTCCTGCAAAGAAGTTTGCGAAATGGCACGATTGCCCTTCCAATAACAATGAGAAGAGTTAGTTGGGTGGCATTTGTATCTTTGAACTTTACCTTGTGATCTCGGTCAAATGCCTCTTCCCGTCCCTCACGAGATCGTTGTTGGATCCACTCCCCTCGCCCTCTCAGAGAGGGGTGCACCGGCGGAAAAGGAGAGTGAGGTTAACGTTCCAAAATCGGCATTGAAAAAACGCAGCGAGAATCTAAATCGCAGCCGTCCGTCTCGACATCACGTGAGAGATCACGTGACCGGAGGCCAGCGCTGATGACCGACGGGTCTATAAGTAGCGGCCGATGGCTCTCGCCCATCCTCACCTCCGCATTGCGACCTCGAAGCGATCTCTATCCGTCTTCGACCCTCCTCGACTCCTCCTATCCCCCTCCGTGCGCTTCTGGTTGAGATCTCGCCTCATCGGTTCCGTTCCTCTCGCTTCTGATTCCTCCTGGAAGCCCTTGGACCGCCGGTTGTTCTTGTGCCTCCGAAACCCTAGGGCTTGCTTGAGATTGGTCTGCTCTCGCGGTTGGATGCTACTTTCGCGAGGGTTATGTGTGGAAATTGGTCGTTTTGTGGTAGATTGGTGACCATGAGGTCGTTGAACACGTGTTCTGATTTCTGATCAGCCCTACAAGTCCGTGATCTGAGCCCTTGACGAGTAGGGCGCAAAATAATTTCTCTCGGCGACTGAGCTTTTGGTTTCGAAGCGAGAGGATGTTTCCGATTATTGAATTGAGGACTCCAGTAATGGATTTTCATTTGGTAATTGATTCTATCGAacccatatatttttaaaatttgaagtGAAATGTGTTACCAAAGTGTGCTTCTGACTTAGAACTAAGAGATTTTGATTATTAGGGTTAGTGCCAGTAACTTATCTGAAATCGTGAACAAAGAAAATAGAATCGTTAGATCTATGATTCTGCATGACATATAATTGAATAGTTATGAAAGATCATGTTTTCTTGACCACCATGCTAATTTCTCTGTTTTTCTGCTTCATGATATACTTGTCATTTGTGCCGTATTTTAGCATTTAATTTATTCATAAATGTTTATGGACAATAAGGATCTCTTCCCCAGGATTTGAACTTTGGTATAGATTACATAATATTACCTTGTTCATTTACAATATTCCACCAATTGTTGTCCCTTTTTATGATTTAGTAATCTAATGGAAGAATTGTTTGAGACCACATATTGTGTTATTTTTTCAATTGGCGATAAGGTGTGACTTCCTTAGACTCTATTACCTTATTCATTTGCCTAATTTATTCATGTACTTTGTTtcatcatatttaaaatttggACTTATCTAATTCTCTTGTACCTTATTTTCAGAAGATTTATACAGGAAATAAGTTTTTCACAGTAAATCTCCACAAATTGTGAAACAGGATATCAACAAGGATTTCCAAATGATGCTGTTCATATAGAACCTTGTTCAATCAGTTTTTTATGTTGGTACACATGAAATGGGGTGCCGTGGAAGACCTGTTTTTGATCTTAATGAACTTCCGACGGAAGAGGAAGGCGATAATGATAACCCTATAATTTCCCAGCCCCAAAAGTCTCTTCCAGTTGGCAATTTGAACAGCTCAAATCTGTTTCTATCATCAGAAGGGTGTCAAAGAATACTGAATAACCATGCTTTCACACATGCATCAATTGGTTCTGGTTTTCAACCTTTTGTTAGGAAAAAGGATTTGCCAAAAGCGGAATGTCCGAAACAATTAGATGGTGAATCAAGCGTTAACCAAATGCTGACATCTGTAACTGCAAGTCTTGAGGATGATAACAAAGCTAGCAAGTTGGTGTCATCGGGTGATCAGGATGGCCAAACAGCTGAAAGAGAAGAAGGTGAATGGTCTGATATGGGTGGCAATCCAGATGAAATCGTAAGCTTTTCTACCAACAAGCAAAAGGTACCTGACTCTGAAGCTGCAGAGAAGCAGATTGTGAATGAAGAAAGTGAACCTGACTGTATTAGAGCTGACGAGAATAGCCACAATGATTCTAGTTATATTGGGAATAGCGATAATGAAGTTGGTGAATCTTTTAAAGATCTGAAAGAAAATGATTCTTTGGGCTCAAAGAGCCACAAAGTTTCAGATTGTGACTCCAGAGTAGAAGTACTTGCTGATGGCTTGGGGGAATCTTCAATTTCAAAGAACAAAGAAATTAGAGGAGTTGAAGCCAGTCATGCTCTGAGATTTGTCAGTAATCCTGTTAAGAGGCCCAAACTTGATGAGCACAAGGAGGCTATGTTAGGAAAGAAAAGGGCCAGACAAACTGTCTTTATAAACATGGAAGAAGCTAAGCAGGCAAGTTCTGTGAAAACTGCAACACCTAGGCGACAGACTTCTTTTTCAGCAACTGTTGTTACACGTACTGCTAAAGATACGTTTCGTGCTGCCACATCCTCTATTGACCGGATTGCTGAGAGACAAAATCAGATGATAACCAAAGAACAAAAGCAATCTAATATCCTGGATGCTGAAGGTGGTTTTCCTATTGAATCAGTTGATAAAAAAACAGAAACAAATGGTGATTTAAATTCAGGAGGTTTATCTAGGTCTAAAAAGATGAACCACAATGGTTCTGCTTTGGATATATACCCACCACCAATTCCTAGGCAGGGTCCACGTAAGCAGCCTGTTGACACCAGACAATTTAAAAGTCTCCCTTTTTTGGGGCAAAGTGTCGCAGATCAAAAAGTGGGAACCAAAAAAATCGCTTCTTCAAAGAGGCCTACTTCGTCCAATTTACAGAACCTGGATACATCAGTAGAACGGCTTCTTAGAGAGGTGACGAATGAGAAATTTTGGCATCATCCAGGTTTGTCACATTCTTTGCTCATCTACAGTGCTcactatttttcttcctttgctttTAGTTGTAGCTCCAGATTCCGGGCAGAGAATGATATGAGATGCTCTGTTACTTATATGAGTTGCAACTGATATATATGAAAATAATGTTGGGGAATTTTAGGATTTTTAGGACTATATAGGCTAAATATCTCAACATTAGAGTTGTTTGATACAACTGAATTTGCTTTTTTATTAAGATTACAACTCAGCCATGAATGATGACTGAAACTTAAGATTGGAAAGTTGATGCTTGATGGTGGAAGATGGATTTCATTGTAATTAATTGTACTGTCAGTAGTGGAATTTAAAAGTATCTCCTTGATAACTGACATTCAGGATGTTCATTATATCTATTTCGGAAGTATCTGCTAGTCAAGTTAGGTgaaataaatattatcaatcagtCGCTTGACATCACCAGTATGCAAAATATGCATTACATAACCTCATGAGGGCCATTCTTATGAAAAAAATTAGACAGATTGTTTGGTAGGATTGGGTTTTGGGATGTCTTGGATCTGAAGTTGATTATTCTCTATGTGATACAGAGATCAATTTATGTTCTATTATGTATGTAAATTGCTGGTTAAGTTGTATTACTCTTCGTATGTATTATTGACCATTTGCCGCATATTTTACATGCCAAAG
The DNA window shown above is from Musa acuminata AAA Group cultivar baxijiao chromosome BXJ2-4, Cavendish_Baxijiao_AAA, whole genome shotgun sequence and carries:
- the LOC103980203 gene encoding pentatricopeptide repeat-containing protein At4g14850, with amino-acid sequence MLPSPDPESLAAAVELAVAIRSARLGRAAHATAVKHLSPRPLPAFLSNHLVNMYSKLDLPTAAATLLSLDPDPSVVTWTALISGSAQNGRPLSALAHFAAMLRASVRPNDFTFPSAFKAAAAARKPLIGRQIHASSFKSGLIDDAFVACGALDMYYKTGLTFDARILFDEMPQRNIVAWNAVMTNAVFDGRPDEAIKAFIKLRLHGGIPNTISLCAFLNACAGASYSSLGSQLHAFMIQSGFDLDVSVGNGLIDFYGKCHWVHEARAVFDEMHIKNDVSWCSMVVVYAQNGAEEEAFRVYLDARKEGIRPTDFIVSSVLTTCAGLSGLDLGRSLHAAAIRSCINGNIFVGSALVDMYGKCGSIRDAEQAFEEMPERNLISWNALIGGYTQLGNAHMALTVFDEMIGCGEVAPSYVTLVNVITACSRGGLTKEGLDLFETMKERFGIEPRLEHYACVVDLLGRAGMEERAYEFIKTMPIRPSISIWGALLGACRLHGKTALGRIAAHKLFEIDPQDSGNHVLLSNMFASAGRWVEATEVRKEMKDVGIKKGPGCSWITWKNVVHVFQAKDTTHELNDKIQAMLAKLRGQMQAAGYTPDTQYALYDLEEEEKETEVLQHSEKLALAFGLISIPPGIPIRITKNLRVCGDCHCAFKFISGIVGREIIVRDNNRFHYFRDYQCSCRDYW
- the LOC135609456 gene encoding pentatricopeptide repeat-containing protein At1g03100, mitochondrial-like; its protein translation is MISLRKFSYLSPSHSTSAFLSSLSGLCYKLSSTSGDGSQAPITGDFTRILVGSSHNRMKAFRFMTWNITNSPNLFSTVSEPILVQARDPSQVALELEHALEEQRFEDAWKAYEKHVHMDGLPRKSVLSKLLTSFAESYHAHWLNNAYSVVELAFQEKKHDLMEKEPLIYLAFILSRSELPVLASNIMRKLVKMEAFPPLTAWSGIIGHMCQTATGTLLTAELIMEIGYLFKDNRVDPRKKSNRPLLSMKPNAIAFNITLTGCLLSGSTRKAEQLLEMMPRIGVKPDSSLLIVMAQIYEKNGHIDEIKKLKRHVDEAIDLSDLDFQKFYDCLLSCHLKFKDLDSAVDMVLDMLRKAKEAKRSLAAAKSVLEAVQTGKKSISYRDSGHEKLDALDKFKLIKSRAPSYFEFAKDRNFSRLEAEAKESLELLSEKIQAQVQLVKSERGILHPTENLYAKLVNAFLEADKVCELAAFLIKASKEDSPVSVENSAVVQVINACISSGLLEQAHDLLDEMRFSGIRVGSLVYSSLLKAYCKENQHDEILALLRDVRKAGIQLESSCYNSLIQSRIHHNDSSGALHIFREMKESNISRSGHHRFETLVEGCTVDGEAGLMAKLLEEIKGSQNVNSGIHDWNNVIHFFCKNRLMNDAQKAVSKMRALGHTPNGQTFHSLVTAYAAIGGKYVEVTDLWGEMKVIASSHSMKFDQELLDSLLYCFVRGGFFLRAMEVIEMMEKERMFIDKYKYRSLWLKYHRTLYKGKASKTQTEAQLKRREAALAFKRWIGLT